CTTTGATGGATCTATAAAGGCTCTTCCTTCCACTCTAAAATGTAAAAAAGAATTTCCCAGTCTTAAGTCCACAGAGGAAGGCTGAATCTGTTCCTCGGGATTCTCTAAAGGCTCTATTATTAACTCTCCCCTTTCTAAATAATTTTTTATATCCCTATCGCTAAGAATCAATCTTTAAACCTCCCTTTTATAAATTTTTTATATTATACCTTATATTTTATATAATACATATCACCCTTGACTAAAAGTAAAAAATATGCTTGAAATTTTTACTATAAGTAAATATAATAGGATAAATTGGAAAAAGGGAGGGCAAGATGGATTATAATAGTTTATATTTAGCTTACAAACCTCTTCTTTATAAATATCTCTATCTTCTACATTCTAAGGAAATAGAGTGGGAAGATTGGAAACAACAAGGAGAAACAATACTTTTACAACTTCTAAAAAAACATGATGAAACTAAAGGCTCTTTATCCAGCTATCTAAAAAAGAGTCTTTATTATGAGCTTTTACATTATAAAAAGAAAATAATTTCCCAGAATAATTATTATGAAAATTTAGCTTTTGAAAATTACGAATTAGAAAGAAAAATAAACTTGAGAAAACTTTCCAAGAGAGAAAGGGAAGTTATAAATCTTTTATATTTTTCAAGATATAGCGAAAGAGAAACTGCAAAGTATTTAAAAATATCAAGAAGAAGTGTAAGAACTTATAAAAAAAGAGCTTTAAATAAATTAAAAGTCAACAAATTACATGTATAAAAGCTTCTACTAATTTAGGATCAAACTGGATTCCTGCATATCTTTTTATTTCTTCTATTGCTTCTTCTTTTGTTTTCTTCTTTTTATAAGGTCTTCCTGAAGTCATAACTTCATAGGCATCTACAATGGAGAAAATTCTTGAAACAAGAGGAATCTCTTCTCCTCTCAGCCCTTGAGGATACCCAGAACCATTCCACCATTCATGATGGGAAAGAATTAAAGAAGCAATATGAGCTAATTCGTGAGATGCTTCCGCAATCCTATATCCCACTTCAGGATGGGTTTTTATCTCCTTCCATTCTTCGGAGGTAAGTTTATCAGGTTTTTTCAAAATTTCCTTGGGAATAGCAATTTCTCCAACATCATGGAAATGAGCAAGAAGAGTTAATTCTTCCCTTTCCACATCAGAAAGATAGAGAAAATCTGCAATTCTCAAAGATAATTCCTTTATCTTCTCCTCATGGGATCTACTTTCAAAACTATTTTCCCAAAGAAAATTCTTAAGGGAAGAAATCACAGAATCTCTAAAGCTTTTTCCTTCGATTAATTTATTTCTATACATCCTATCTTCTGCAAGTCTTAAAATATCTTCAACCTTTTCCTCTTCTCTTTCTTTTGTAGCAAAGCCCAAGGATATACTTAATTGTATTAAATTGTTATTGTGATTATTATAATTTTCACAGTTTTTCTTAATTCTTTCGCATACCCTTTGAGCAGTAAATCTATCAGTTTTGGGAAGGAGAATAATAAATTCATCTCCTCCCCATCTTGATATAATATCTTCCTTTCTACAGGAATTTCTAAGAATCTTAGAAATGCTTATTAAAAGATTATCCCCCTCTTTATGACCAAAGGCGTCGTTGACAAGTTTTAATCCATTTAAATCTCCCATAATTATACTTAAAGGAAGTTGTCTTTTTGTATCAAGTCTTTTCAATTCCTCTTCAAAAAAGGCTCTATTATATAATCCTGTAAGTTTATCATGAAAGCTTAAATACTTAATTTCCTCTTCCATTTTCTTTTTTTCTGTTATTTCCTGAGTAATTTCCACTGCCCCAACAATTTCTCCCCGCTCATTCTTTACAGGATAACCCTTTATATACCAGACTCTACCATCAAAGGATACTATCTCCCCTTCTTCCATCTTTCCTGTTTCCATAGATCTTTTAACAGGACAACTTTGACAAATATCTTCTCTTTTGTGCCAAAGTTCATAACAACGTCTTCCTATTAAGTCTTCAGGAGAAAGATTAATAGATCTTCCTGCAGATTCATTTGCATAAAGAATATTCATGTTTCTATCATAATATACTATGTGTTCTTCTATGGAATCTAATATAAGTTTTTTAT
This DNA window, taken from Dictyoglomus sp., encodes the following:
- a CDS encoding sigma-70 family RNA polymerase sigma factor; amino-acid sequence: MDYNSLYLAYKPLLYKYLYLLHSKEIEWEDWKQQGETILLQLLKKHDETKGSLSSYLKKSLYYELLHYKKKIISQNNYYENLAFENYELERKINLRKLSKREREVINLLYFSRYSERETAKYLKISRRSVRTYKKRALNKLKVNKLHV
- a CDS encoding diguanylate cyclase translates to MRRDFEKELYKKLILDSIEEHIVYYDRNMNILYANESAGRSINLSPEDLIGRRCYELWHKREDICQSCPVKRSMETGKMEEGEIVSFDGRVWYIKGYPVKNERGEIVGAVEITQEITEKKKMEEEIKYLSFHDKLTGLYNRAFFEEELKRLDTKRQLPLSIIMGDLNGLKLVNDAFGHKEGDNLLISISKILRNSCRKEDIISRWGGDEFIILLPKTDRFTAQRVCERIKKNCENYNNHNNNLIQLSISLGFATKEREEEKVEDILRLAEDRMYRNKLIEGKSFRDSVISSLKNFLWENSFESRSHEEKIKELSLRIADFLYLSDVEREELTLLAHFHDVGEIAIPKEILKKPDKLTSEEWKEIKTHPEVGYRIAEASHELAHIASLILSHHEWWNGSGYPQGLRGEEIPLVSRIFSIVDAYEVMTSGRPYKKKKTKEEAIEEIKRYAGIQFDPKLVEAFIHVIC